The Phyllopteryx taeniolatus isolate TA_2022b chromosome 9, UOR_Ptae_1.2, whole genome shotgun sequence genome contains a region encoding:
- the dgkab gene encoding diacylglycerol kinase, alpha b isoform X1, with protein sequence MASSWDTEGTVTPVDFIQLQKYMQYSTLRVKDVIKEFQSGGRLAQHSSREYVDLEGFSLFLKTYLEVDDFPADFCRRLFLYFQSFEQDGSTANAQAKGGVLLRDVSCYLSVLEEGQPREKLEFTFKLYDKDGNGHLDSSEVDRIITQMMRAADYLGWDVVELRNILKDMMTAIDVDDSDTVTLEEWLKGGMNNVPLLVLLGLKVPERDGQHIWRLKNFNKPAYCCVCQSMLLGLRKQGLCCTRCSYTVHSRCSNKNVEPCVPTFVKSKQELRVPSHDWVRSDRSFKCQVCQKKIKTLAGRLCVWCHQMRHDECIYTGISTCDCGLLKDHILPPWAIHAHSKEQDTNLLNMTPDGNILQIVPIPNIHPLLVFVNPKSGGNQGERVLCKFQYLLNPRQVYNLSNGGPAPGLHFFRNLHDYRILACGGDGTAGWILDAIDKAGLQVNPQVAILPLGTGNDLARCLRWGGGYDGSDLTETLKDIEASELIQMDRWSIQVIPNDPKQVGDHVPYQIINNYFSVGSDASVAHRFHSMREKYPQRFNSRMKNKLWYLEFATSETISSSCKNLTECLAIECFGKPLDLSTTSLACIAVLNIPSMYGGSNLWGESSKADGPPHVQPDEVITDPEILKTTPQSMTDKRLEVVGLEGMIEMGQIYTGLKSAGHRLAQASQITIRTLKALPMQIDGEPWMQPPCTIHITHKNQANMLMGPPAKPSGFFHLK encoded by the exons ACAGCACTTTGAGGGTAAAAGATGTGATCAAGGAGTTTCAAAGCGGGGGTCGGCTCGCCCAGCACAGCTCTCGAGAG tatgtgGATCTGGAAGGGTTCAGCCTCTTCCTTAAGACCTACCTAGAGGTGGACGACTTTCCTGCAGATTTCTGCCGGCGCCTTTTCCTTTACTTCCAAAGTTTTGAGCAGGATGGCTCCACGGCGAACGCCCAGGCCAAAG gtGGGGTGCTTCTCCGTGACGTGTCCTGTTACTTGTCAGTGCTGGAGGAAGGGCAGCCACGGGAGAAGCTGGAAT TTACATTCAAACTTTATGACAAAGATGGTAATGGACACCTGGATAGCTCT GAAGTGGATCGGATCATCACGCAGATGATGCGGGCAGCTGATTACCTTGGCTGGGACGTGGTTGAGCTCAGAAAT ATACTCAAGGACATGATGACAGCGATTGATGTGGATGACAGTGATACTGTCACACTGGAGGAATGGCTGAAAGGAGGGATGAACAATGTGCCTTTGCTTGTTCTGCTTGGACTGAAG GTGCCGGAAAGGGATGGGCAGCATATTTGGAGACTGAAGAATTTTAACAAACCGGCCTACTGCTGTGTATGTCAGAGCATGCTGCTCGGCCTCAGGAAGCAGGGACTCTGCTGTACCC GTTGCAGTTATACTGTCCATAGTCGGTGTTCAAACAAAAACGTTGAGCCCTGTGTGCCCACGTTTGTCAAATCCAAACAAGAACTGAGG GTGCCGTCTCACGACTGGGTCAGATCTGACCGCAGCTTCAAGTGTCAAGTTTGCCAAAAGAAGATTAAAACTTTAGCTGGAAGGCTTTGTGTGTGGTGCCACCAGATG CGACACGATGAGTGCATCTACACTGGAATATCCACCTGTGACTGTGGCCTACTGAAAGATCATATTCTCCCTCCATGGGCCATACATGCTCACTCCAAG GAACAGGACACCAACCTGTTGAACATGACTCCTGATGGCAACATCTTACAG ATTGTTCCCATTCCTAACATTCACCCGCTGCTGGTATTCGTAAACCCAAAGAGTGGAGGAAACCAGGGTGAAAG AGTTCTCTGTAAGTTTCAGTACCTGCTGAACCCACGTCAAGTGTACAACCTTTCCAATGGAGGTCCCGCGCCAGG GCTACATTTCTTCCGCAATCTTCatgactacaggattttagcatGTGGAGGAGACGGTACCGCCGGGTGGATCCTGGATGCCATCG ACAAAGCTGGCCTCCAGGTGAATCCTCAAGTCGCTATCCTGCCCTTGGGTACCGGCAATGACCTGGCTCGCTGTCTGCGCTGGGGAGGAG GCTACGACGGGTCTGATCTGACAGAGACCCTGAAGGACATTGAGGCAAGTGAGCTGATCCAAATGGACCGCTGGAGCATTCAGGTGATACCAAATGATCCTAAACAAGTAGGAGACCATGTGCCCTACCAGATCATCAACAACTACTTCTCAGTAGGATCG GATGCTTCAGTTGCTCATCGTTTCCACTCCATGAGAGAGAAATACCCTCAGAGGTTCAACAGCAG AATGAAAAACAAGCTTTGGTATTTGGAGTTTGCCACATCTGAGACCATCAGCTCCTCTTGCAAGAACCTTACAGAGTGTCTCGCCATTGAG TGCTTTGGGAAACCTCTGGACCTGAGCACCACGTCTCTCGCGTGCATCGCGGTCCTCAACATACCTAGCATGTATGGCGGCTCCAACCTGTGGGGCGAGTCCAGTAAGGCTGATGGTCCCCCACATGTGCAGCCTGATGAAGTCATCACTGATCCAGAAATTCTTAAAACAACACCACAAA GCATGACTGATAAGCGACTGGAGGTTGTGGGCCTGGAAGGGATGATAGAAATGGGTCAGATCTACACTGGACTGAAGAGCGCCGGGCACAGATTGGCACAGGCTTCCCAAATTACTATTAG GACGCTCAAAGCCCTGCCCATGCAGATTGATGGGGAGCCGTGGATGCAACCTCCTTGTACA ATCCACATAACTCACAAGAACCAAGCTAACATGTTAATGGGGCCACCAGCAAAGCCATCCGGCTTCTTCCACCTCAAGTAG
- the dgkab gene encoding diacylglycerol kinase, alpha b isoform X5, which yields MRHDECIYTGISTCDCGLLKDHILPPWAIHAHSKEQDTNLLNMTPDGNILQIVPIPNIHPLLVFVNPKSGGNQGERVLCKFQYLLNPRQVYNLSNGGPAPGLHFFRNLHDYRILACGGDGTAGWILDAIDKAGLQVNPQVAILPLGTGNDLARCLRWGGGYDGSDLTETLKDIEASELIQMDRWSIQVIPNDPKQVGDHVPYQIINNYFSVGSDASVAHRFHSMREKYPQRFNSRMKNKLWYLEFATSETISSSCKNLTECLAIECFGKPLDLSTTSLACIAVLNIPSMYGGSNLWGESSKADGPPHVQPDEVITDPEILKTTPQSMTDKRLEVVGLEGMIEMGQIYTGLKSAGHRLAQASQITIRTLKALPMQIDGEPWMQPPCTIHITHKNQANMLMGPPAKPSGFFHLK from the exons ATG CGACACGATGAGTGCATCTACACTGGAATATCCACCTGTGACTGTGGCCTACTGAAAGATCATATTCTCCCTCCATGGGCCATACATGCTCACTCCAAG GAACAGGACACCAACCTGTTGAACATGACTCCTGATGGCAACATCTTACAG ATTGTTCCCATTCCTAACATTCACCCGCTGCTGGTATTCGTAAACCCAAAGAGTGGAGGAAACCAGGGTGAAAG AGTTCTCTGTAAGTTTCAGTACCTGCTGAACCCACGTCAAGTGTACAACCTTTCCAATGGAGGTCCCGCGCCAGG GCTACATTTCTTCCGCAATCTTCatgactacaggattttagcatGTGGAGGAGACGGTACCGCCGGGTGGATCCTGGATGCCATCG ACAAAGCTGGCCTCCAGGTGAATCCTCAAGTCGCTATCCTGCCCTTGGGTACCGGCAATGACCTGGCTCGCTGTCTGCGCTGGGGAGGAG GCTACGACGGGTCTGATCTGACAGAGACCCTGAAGGACATTGAGGCAAGTGAGCTGATCCAAATGGACCGCTGGAGCATTCAGGTGATACCAAATGATCCTAAACAAGTAGGAGACCATGTGCCCTACCAGATCATCAACAACTACTTCTCAGTAGGATCG GATGCTTCAGTTGCTCATCGTTTCCACTCCATGAGAGAGAAATACCCTCAGAGGTTCAACAGCAG AATGAAAAACAAGCTTTGGTATTTGGAGTTTGCCACATCTGAGACCATCAGCTCCTCTTGCAAGAACCTTACAGAGTGTCTCGCCATTGAG TGCTTTGGGAAACCTCTGGACCTGAGCACCACGTCTCTCGCGTGCATCGCGGTCCTCAACATACCTAGCATGTATGGCGGCTCCAACCTGTGGGGCGAGTCCAGTAAGGCTGATGGTCCCCCACATGTGCAGCCTGATGAAGTCATCACTGATCCAGAAATTCTTAAAACAACACCACAAA GCATGACTGATAAGCGACTGGAGGTTGTGGGCCTGGAAGGGATGATAGAAATGGGTCAGATCTACACTGGACTGAAGAGCGCCGGGCACAGATTGGCACAGGCTTCCCAAATTACTATTAG GACGCTCAAAGCCCTGCCCATGCAGATTGATGGGGAGCCGTGGATGCAACCTCCTTGTACA ATCCACATAACTCACAAGAACCAAGCTAACATGTTAATGGGGCCACCAGCAAAGCCATCCGGCTTCTTCCACCTCAAGTAG
- the dgkab gene encoding diacylglycerol kinase, alpha b isoform X2, translating into MASSWDTEGTVTPVDFIQLQKYMQYSTLRVKDVIKEFQSGGRLAQHSSREYVDLEGFSLFLKTYLEVDDFPADFCRRLFLYFQSFEQDGSTANAQAKGGVLLRDVSCYLSVLEEGQPREKLEFTFKLYDKDGNGHLDSSEVDRIITQMMRAADYLGWDVVELRNILKDMMTAIDVDDSDTVTLEEWLKGGMNNVPLLVLLGLKVPERDGQHIWRLKNFNKPAYCCVCQSMLLGLRKQGLCCTRCSYTVHSRCSNKNVEPCVPTFVKSKQELRVPSHDWVRSDRSFKCQVCQKKIKTLAGRLCVWCHQMRHDECIYTGISTCDCGLLKDHILPPWAIHAHSKDTNLLNMTPDGNILQIVPIPNIHPLLVFVNPKSGGNQGERVLCKFQYLLNPRQVYNLSNGGPAPGLHFFRNLHDYRILACGGDGTAGWILDAIDKAGLQVNPQVAILPLGTGNDLARCLRWGGGYDGSDLTETLKDIEASELIQMDRWSIQVIPNDPKQVGDHVPYQIINNYFSVGSDASVAHRFHSMREKYPQRFNSRMKNKLWYLEFATSETISSSCKNLTECLAIECFGKPLDLSTTSLACIAVLNIPSMYGGSNLWGESSKADGPPHVQPDEVITDPEILKTTPQSMTDKRLEVVGLEGMIEMGQIYTGLKSAGHRLAQASQITIRTLKALPMQIDGEPWMQPPCTIHITHKNQANMLMGPPAKPSGFFHLK; encoded by the exons ACAGCACTTTGAGGGTAAAAGATGTGATCAAGGAGTTTCAAAGCGGGGGTCGGCTCGCCCAGCACAGCTCTCGAGAG tatgtgGATCTGGAAGGGTTCAGCCTCTTCCTTAAGACCTACCTAGAGGTGGACGACTTTCCTGCAGATTTCTGCCGGCGCCTTTTCCTTTACTTCCAAAGTTTTGAGCAGGATGGCTCCACGGCGAACGCCCAGGCCAAAG gtGGGGTGCTTCTCCGTGACGTGTCCTGTTACTTGTCAGTGCTGGAGGAAGGGCAGCCACGGGAGAAGCTGGAAT TTACATTCAAACTTTATGACAAAGATGGTAATGGACACCTGGATAGCTCT GAAGTGGATCGGATCATCACGCAGATGATGCGGGCAGCTGATTACCTTGGCTGGGACGTGGTTGAGCTCAGAAAT ATACTCAAGGACATGATGACAGCGATTGATGTGGATGACAGTGATACTGTCACACTGGAGGAATGGCTGAAAGGAGGGATGAACAATGTGCCTTTGCTTGTTCTGCTTGGACTGAAG GTGCCGGAAAGGGATGGGCAGCATATTTGGAGACTGAAGAATTTTAACAAACCGGCCTACTGCTGTGTATGTCAGAGCATGCTGCTCGGCCTCAGGAAGCAGGGACTCTGCTGTACCC GTTGCAGTTATACTGTCCATAGTCGGTGTTCAAACAAAAACGTTGAGCCCTGTGTGCCCACGTTTGTCAAATCCAAACAAGAACTGAGG GTGCCGTCTCACGACTGGGTCAGATCTGACCGCAGCTTCAAGTGTCAAGTTTGCCAAAAGAAGATTAAAACTTTAGCTGGAAGGCTTTGTGTGTGGTGCCACCAGATG CGACACGATGAGTGCATCTACACTGGAATATCCACCTGTGACTGTGGCCTACTGAAAGATCATATTCTCCCTCCATGGGCCATACATGCTCACTCCAAG GACACCAACCTGTTGAACATGACTCCTGATGGCAACATCTTACAG ATTGTTCCCATTCCTAACATTCACCCGCTGCTGGTATTCGTAAACCCAAAGAGTGGAGGAAACCAGGGTGAAAG AGTTCTCTGTAAGTTTCAGTACCTGCTGAACCCACGTCAAGTGTACAACCTTTCCAATGGAGGTCCCGCGCCAGG GCTACATTTCTTCCGCAATCTTCatgactacaggattttagcatGTGGAGGAGACGGTACCGCCGGGTGGATCCTGGATGCCATCG ACAAAGCTGGCCTCCAGGTGAATCCTCAAGTCGCTATCCTGCCCTTGGGTACCGGCAATGACCTGGCTCGCTGTCTGCGCTGGGGAGGAG GCTACGACGGGTCTGATCTGACAGAGACCCTGAAGGACATTGAGGCAAGTGAGCTGATCCAAATGGACCGCTGGAGCATTCAGGTGATACCAAATGATCCTAAACAAGTAGGAGACCATGTGCCCTACCAGATCATCAACAACTACTTCTCAGTAGGATCG GATGCTTCAGTTGCTCATCGTTTCCACTCCATGAGAGAGAAATACCCTCAGAGGTTCAACAGCAG AATGAAAAACAAGCTTTGGTATTTGGAGTTTGCCACATCTGAGACCATCAGCTCCTCTTGCAAGAACCTTACAGAGTGTCTCGCCATTGAG TGCTTTGGGAAACCTCTGGACCTGAGCACCACGTCTCTCGCGTGCATCGCGGTCCTCAACATACCTAGCATGTATGGCGGCTCCAACCTGTGGGGCGAGTCCAGTAAGGCTGATGGTCCCCCACATGTGCAGCCTGATGAAGTCATCACTGATCCAGAAATTCTTAAAACAACACCACAAA GCATGACTGATAAGCGACTGGAGGTTGTGGGCCTGGAAGGGATGATAGAAATGGGTCAGATCTACACTGGACTGAAGAGCGCCGGGCACAGATTGGCACAGGCTTCCCAAATTACTATTAG GACGCTCAAAGCCCTGCCCATGCAGATTGATGGGGAGCCGTGGATGCAACCTCCTTGTACA ATCCACATAACTCACAAGAACCAAGCTAACATGTTAATGGGGCCACCAGCAAAGCCATCCGGCTTCTTCCACCTCAAGTAG
- the dgkab gene encoding diacylglycerol kinase, alpha b isoform X3 produces the protein MASSWDTEGTVTPVDFIQLQKYMQYSTLRVKDVIKEFQSGGRLAQHSSREYVDLEGFSLFLKTYLEVDDFPADFCRRLFLYFQSFEQDGSTANAQAKGGVLLRDVSCYLSVLEEGQPREKLEFTFKLYDKDGNGHLDSSEVDRIITQMMRAADYLGWDVVELRNILKDMMTAIDVDDSDTVTLEEWLKGGMNNVPLLVLLGLKVPERDGQHIWRLKNFNKPAYCCVCQSMLLGLRKQGLCCTRCSYTVHSRCSNKNVEPCVPTFVKSKQELRVPSHDWVRSDRSFKCQVCQKKIKTLAGRLCVWCHQMRHDECIYTGISTCDCGLLKDHILPPWAIHAHSKEQDTNLLNMTPDGNILQIVPIPNIHPLLVFVNPKSGGNQGERVLCKFQYLLNPRQVYNLSNGGPAPGLHFFRNLHDYRILACGGDGTAGWILDAIDKAGLQVNPQVAILPLGTGNDLARCLRWGGGYDGSDLTETLKDIEASELIQMDRWSIQDASVAHRFHSMREKYPQRFNSRMKNKLWYLEFATSETISSSCKNLTECLAIECFGKPLDLSTTSLACIAVLNIPSMYGGSNLWGESSKADGPPHVQPDEVITDPEILKTTPQSMTDKRLEVVGLEGMIEMGQIYTGLKSAGHRLAQASQITIRTLKALPMQIDGEPWMQPPCTIHITHKNQANMLMGPPAKPSGFFHLK, from the exons ACAGCACTTTGAGGGTAAAAGATGTGATCAAGGAGTTTCAAAGCGGGGGTCGGCTCGCCCAGCACAGCTCTCGAGAG tatgtgGATCTGGAAGGGTTCAGCCTCTTCCTTAAGACCTACCTAGAGGTGGACGACTTTCCTGCAGATTTCTGCCGGCGCCTTTTCCTTTACTTCCAAAGTTTTGAGCAGGATGGCTCCACGGCGAACGCCCAGGCCAAAG gtGGGGTGCTTCTCCGTGACGTGTCCTGTTACTTGTCAGTGCTGGAGGAAGGGCAGCCACGGGAGAAGCTGGAAT TTACATTCAAACTTTATGACAAAGATGGTAATGGACACCTGGATAGCTCT GAAGTGGATCGGATCATCACGCAGATGATGCGGGCAGCTGATTACCTTGGCTGGGACGTGGTTGAGCTCAGAAAT ATACTCAAGGACATGATGACAGCGATTGATGTGGATGACAGTGATACTGTCACACTGGAGGAATGGCTGAAAGGAGGGATGAACAATGTGCCTTTGCTTGTTCTGCTTGGACTGAAG GTGCCGGAAAGGGATGGGCAGCATATTTGGAGACTGAAGAATTTTAACAAACCGGCCTACTGCTGTGTATGTCAGAGCATGCTGCTCGGCCTCAGGAAGCAGGGACTCTGCTGTACCC GTTGCAGTTATACTGTCCATAGTCGGTGTTCAAACAAAAACGTTGAGCCCTGTGTGCCCACGTTTGTCAAATCCAAACAAGAACTGAGG GTGCCGTCTCACGACTGGGTCAGATCTGACCGCAGCTTCAAGTGTCAAGTTTGCCAAAAGAAGATTAAAACTTTAGCTGGAAGGCTTTGTGTGTGGTGCCACCAGATG CGACACGATGAGTGCATCTACACTGGAATATCCACCTGTGACTGTGGCCTACTGAAAGATCATATTCTCCCTCCATGGGCCATACATGCTCACTCCAAG GAACAGGACACCAACCTGTTGAACATGACTCCTGATGGCAACATCTTACAG ATTGTTCCCATTCCTAACATTCACCCGCTGCTGGTATTCGTAAACCCAAAGAGTGGAGGAAACCAGGGTGAAAG AGTTCTCTGTAAGTTTCAGTACCTGCTGAACCCACGTCAAGTGTACAACCTTTCCAATGGAGGTCCCGCGCCAGG GCTACATTTCTTCCGCAATCTTCatgactacaggattttagcatGTGGAGGAGACGGTACCGCCGGGTGGATCCTGGATGCCATCG ACAAAGCTGGCCTCCAGGTGAATCCTCAAGTCGCTATCCTGCCCTTGGGTACCGGCAATGACCTGGCTCGCTGTCTGCGCTGGGGAGGAG GCTACGACGGGTCTGATCTGACAGAGACCCTGAAGGACATTGAGGCAAGTGAGCTGATCCAAATGGACCGCTGGAGCATTCAG GATGCTTCAGTTGCTCATCGTTTCCACTCCATGAGAGAGAAATACCCTCAGAGGTTCAACAGCAG AATGAAAAACAAGCTTTGGTATTTGGAGTTTGCCACATCTGAGACCATCAGCTCCTCTTGCAAGAACCTTACAGAGTGTCTCGCCATTGAG TGCTTTGGGAAACCTCTGGACCTGAGCACCACGTCTCTCGCGTGCATCGCGGTCCTCAACATACCTAGCATGTATGGCGGCTCCAACCTGTGGGGCGAGTCCAGTAAGGCTGATGGTCCCCCACATGTGCAGCCTGATGAAGTCATCACTGATCCAGAAATTCTTAAAACAACACCACAAA GCATGACTGATAAGCGACTGGAGGTTGTGGGCCTGGAAGGGATGATAGAAATGGGTCAGATCTACACTGGACTGAAGAGCGCCGGGCACAGATTGGCACAGGCTTCCCAAATTACTATTAG GACGCTCAAAGCCCTGCCCATGCAGATTGATGGGGAGCCGTGGATGCAACCTCCTTGTACA ATCCACATAACTCACAAGAACCAAGCTAACATGTTAATGGGGCCACCAGCAAAGCCATCCGGCTTCTTCCACCTCAAGTAG
- the dgkab gene encoding diacylglycerol kinase, alpha b isoform X4: protein MASSWDTEGTVTPVDFIQLQKYMQYSTLRVKDVIKEFQSGGRLAQHSSREYVDLEGFSLFLKTYLEVDDFPADFCRRLFLYFQSFEQDGSTANAQAKGGVLLRDVSCYLSVLEEGQPREKLEFTFKLYDKDGNGHLDSSEVDRIITQMMRAADYLGWDVVELRNILKDMMTAIDVDDSDTVTLEEWLKGGMNNVPLLVLLGLKVPERDGQHIWRLKNFNKPAYCCVCQSMLLGLRKQGLCCTRCSYTVHSRCSNKNVEPCVPTFVKSKQELRVPSHDWVRSDRSFKCQVCQKKIKTLAGRLCVWCHQMRHDECIYTGISTCDCGLLKDHILPPWAIHAHSKEQDTNLLNMTPDGNILQIVPIPNIHPLLVFVNPKSGGNQGERVLCKFQYLLNPRQVYNLSNGGPAPGLHFFRNLHDYRILACGGDGTAGWILDAIDKAGLQVNPQVAILPLGTGNDLARCLRWGGGYDGSDLTETLKDIEASELIQMDRWSIQVIPNDPKQVGDHVPYQIINNYFSVGSDASVAHRFHSMREKYPQRFNSRMKNKLWYLEFATSETISSSCKNLTECLAIECFGKPLDLSTTSLACIAVLNIPSMYGGSNLWGESSKADGPPHVQPDEVITDPEILKTTPQRRSKPCPCRLMGSRGCNLLVQST from the exons ACAGCACTTTGAGGGTAAAAGATGTGATCAAGGAGTTTCAAAGCGGGGGTCGGCTCGCCCAGCACAGCTCTCGAGAG tatgtgGATCTGGAAGGGTTCAGCCTCTTCCTTAAGACCTACCTAGAGGTGGACGACTTTCCTGCAGATTTCTGCCGGCGCCTTTTCCTTTACTTCCAAAGTTTTGAGCAGGATGGCTCCACGGCGAACGCCCAGGCCAAAG gtGGGGTGCTTCTCCGTGACGTGTCCTGTTACTTGTCAGTGCTGGAGGAAGGGCAGCCACGGGAGAAGCTGGAAT TTACATTCAAACTTTATGACAAAGATGGTAATGGACACCTGGATAGCTCT GAAGTGGATCGGATCATCACGCAGATGATGCGGGCAGCTGATTACCTTGGCTGGGACGTGGTTGAGCTCAGAAAT ATACTCAAGGACATGATGACAGCGATTGATGTGGATGACAGTGATACTGTCACACTGGAGGAATGGCTGAAAGGAGGGATGAACAATGTGCCTTTGCTTGTTCTGCTTGGACTGAAG GTGCCGGAAAGGGATGGGCAGCATATTTGGAGACTGAAGAATTTTAACAAACCGGCCTACTGCTGTGTATGTCAGAGCATGCTGCTCGGCCTCAGGAAGCAGGGACTCTGCTGTACCC GTTGCAGTTATACTGTCCATAGTCGGTGTTCAAACAAAAACGTTGAGCCCTGTGTGCCCACGTTTGTCAAATCCAAACAAGAACTGAGG GTGCCGTCTCACGACTGGGTCAGATCTGACCGCAGCTTCAAGTGTCAAGTTTGCCAAAAGAAGATTAAAACTTTAGCTGGAAGGCTTTGTGTGTGGTGCCACCAGATG CGACACGATGAGTGCATCTACACTGGAATATCCACCTGTGACTGTGGCCTACTGAAAGATCATATTCTCCCTCCATGGGCCATACATGCTCACTCCAAG GAACAGGACACCAACCTGTTGAACATGACTCCTGATGGCAACATCTTACAG ATTGTTCCCATTCCTAACATTCACCCGCTGCTGGTATTCGTAAACCCAAAGAGTGGAGGAAACCAGGGTGAAAG AGTTCTCTGTAAGTTTCAGTACCTGCTGAACCCACGTCAAGTGTACAACCTTTCCAATGGAGGTCCCGCGCCAGG GCTACATTTCTTCCGCAATCTTCatgactacaggattttagcatGTGGAGGAGACGGTACCGCCGGGTGGATCCTGGATGCCATCG ACAAAGCTGGCCTCCAGGTGAATCCTCAAGTCGCTATCCTGCCCTTGGGTACCGGCAATGACCTGGCTCGCTGTCTGCGCTGGGGAGGAG GCTACGACGGGTCTGATCTGACAGAGACCCTGAAGGACATTGAGGCAAGTGAGCTGATCCAAATGGACCGCTGGAGCATTCAGGTGATACCAAATGATCCTAAACAAGTAGGAGACCATGTGCCCTACCAGATCATCAACAACTACTTCTCAGTAGGATCG GATGCTTCAGTTGCTCATCGTTTCCACTCCATGAGAGAGAAATACCCTCAGAGGTTCAACAGCAG AATGAAAAACAAGCTTTGGTATTTGGAGTTTGCCACATCTGAGACCATCAGCTCCTCTTGCAAGAACCTTACAGAGTGTCTCGCCATTGAG TGCTTTGGGAAACCTCTGGACCTGAGCACCACGTCTCTCGCGTGCATCGCGGTCCTCAACATACCTAGCATGTATGGCGGCTCCAACCTGTGGGGCGAGTCCAGTAAGGCTGATGGTCCCCCACATGTGCAGCCTGATGAAGTCATCACTGATCCAGAAATTCTTAAAACAACACCACAAA GACGCTCAAAGCCCTGCCCATGCAGATTGATGGGGAGCCGTGGATGCAACCTCCTTGTACA ATCCACATAA